The DNA sequence TGATGCTTCCCTGGAGCAGAGGCGGCGTCACCACGGTCTTGACGTCGGAGCCCCAGATTATTTTGATAATGTCGTAAATGACCAGGATGAGGCCGAAGGTGAGAAGAATCGTGTAAACATGATGCCGCTTGTACAGGGGGCGCAGGAATACGAACTCGATGACCATGCCGAACAGCCCCACCACCAGCGGCGCGATCAGCAGGCCGAGCCAGAAGTCGCCCAGGCCCTGGGCCACCGAGTAGGTCACGTAGGCCCCCAGGATGAACAGGGCCCCGTGCGCGAAGTTGAGCACGCCCAAGAATCCTAAAATGATGTTCAAGCCCGCCGACAATACGAAAAGCATCATCGCGAAAGTCAGGCCGTTGATGACATAGGCCATCGGTCGCTCCCAGGTGTTGAGTCAGGGGTCGCCGGCGCCCGGCCGAAGCCGGGCGCCGGAGGCTGCCTGAGAAATCAGGACTTGAAGGGAATGGGCATGCCGTAGAGATCCTTGGCCTCGCCGTCGGTGACCATGACCTCGCCGTAGGGGATGGTCACGATCTCGGTGGCCAGCCAGTAGGGAGCCTTGGGCACCGGGCCCATGTAGCCCATGTGGTAGGCCTTCTTGATGGGCAGATGCGACATCTCGCGGATCTTGAGCCAACCGGCGTAGCCCGAGTACTCCAGGCCCTCCATGGCCTTGGCCATGTCCATGGGCTTGGTGCTCTTGGCCTTCTCGATGGCCTTCTTGAGGATCATCAGGGAGTCGTAGTAACAGGCCGCCGTGTCCTCGCTCACCCACTCGCCGTAGGCCTTGACGTAGAGCTCGTTGAACTTCTTACCCGGAGGCAGGGAGGGATGGCCCTGGTCCATGCCGCTCCACAGGGGCTCCATCTGGTCGCCCATGGCCTTGCAGATGCCCACCGAGTTGCCGTAGTGGAAGCCCACGGTCTTCTCATAGAGCTTGTAGGGCTTCTGCTGGCGCAGGAAGGTGACCATGTCGCCGGCCCAGGAGATGGTGACCAGGCCGTCGGGCTGGTAGTCGGAGATCTGCTGGATGATGCCGGAGAAGTCGGCCTCGCCGAACTTGTGCAGGAAGGGCTTCACCTCGCCGCCCTTGAGCTTGGAGTTGGCCAGGGCGTACTGGAAGTCCTTGAGGCAGTCATGGCCCCAGGCGTAGTCGGGCACCAGGACGGCCCACTTCTTGAAATTGGGATACTTGCGCTCGGCCAGGCGCACCACGCCGCGCATCTGGGTGGGGCCGTCGTCGCCCAGGCGGAAGTCCAGCTCGTGCATCTCCTTGTAGGCCGAAGTGCCGTCCACCTCGTAGTCCCAGTGCAGGATGCCGTACTTCCTGGCCACCTGGGAGAGCACCTTGGTCACGCTGGTGCAGGTCTCGCCGTGCAGGGCCACGATGCCCTCTTCCAGGATGAGGCGCTTGGCCACGCGGGCCGCGTCCTGGGCCTTGCACTGGGTGTCCTCGTAGATCACCTTGAGCGGGCGGCCCATGATGCCGCCGTTGGCGTTGATGTGCTTCTCGGCCAGCATGGCGCCCTTCTGCTCGGCGGTGCCGATGCCCGCGAACAGGCCGCTGAGCACCTCGCAGAACCCGACCTTGATGGGCTCCTTGGTCTTGGCGTGGATGAAAGGCGTGCCCAGGGGGCTGAACAAGGTGGCCCCCACGGTGCCGGCGGTGATGAGGCCGGATTTCTTAAAAAATCCGCGGCGGTCGATGCTGCCGCCCATCAAAGAGCTATTTTTGTCCTTCTTGGCCATTTGTCCCTCCTGTTAGATCGTCATTATGATCAGCGGGGCCGAGCCATGGGCCGGGCCCTGATTACTAGGCGTGGTTGTGTTTCCCCGAACGGCGCGAACCGCATACGCGCCGCCCTAGGCCTTGGCCTCCTCCGCCTCCCGCAGGATGCGCCGGAGCAGCTTGCCGGTGGTGCCCTTGGGAAGCTCGTCCCGGAACTCGATGACCCGGGGGTACTTGTAGGCGGCCATCTTGTCCTTGGCCCAGTCGATGAGCTCCTGCTCGCTTATCTTGCCCTTGTACTCCGAGGCCAGCACGATGAAGGCCTTCACCGACTCGCCGCGCTTGGGGTCGGGGACGGGAATGCAGGCTGCCTGGTTCACCGCGGGGTGGCGCATCATGAAGCCCTCCACCTCCTCCGGAGCGATGGCGTAGCCCGAGGCCTTGATCATTTCCTTCTTGCGGCCTTGGAAGTACACGTAGCCGTCCTCGTCGAAGCGGCCCATGTCGCCGGTGTAGAGGCGGCCGTCGCGCAGCACCTCGGCGGTGGCCTCCTCGCGGCCCCAGTAGCCCTTGAACACCGCCGGGCTCTTGACCGTGATCTCGCCCACCTCGCCCGGACCCAGCTCGCGCTCCGGGTCGTCGAAATCCATGATCTTGAGGTCCGTGCCGGTGTGGGGGATGCCCACCGAGCCGAAGCGCGGCTTGTCCAGGGGGCTGAAGGTGTCGCCGGTGTGGGTCTCGCTGAGGCCGTAGGCCGCCTCCACGATCACCCCGCCCTTGGTGATCTCGCCCCATTGCCGGGCCACCTCTTCGGTGAGGAAGATGCCGAAGCTGGTGGCCGGGTTGATGCGCACCGAGCTCAGGTCGTAGTCGGCGATGTTGGGCAGGGCCATCATCTCGGTGTTCATGGACACCGTGCCGTAGAGCTTGGTGACCTTGAGGTTGTTGATGGCCGCGGCCATGGCCGCCGGGTCGAAGCGCGACATGATGACCATGGTGCAGCCGGCCAGCACCGGGGTGGTGAGCCCCCAGAGCATGCCCGCGATGTGGTAGATGGGCATGGCGGTGAGCATCACGTCGTCGGCCTGGTACTGGTACATCTGGGCCTGGGCGGCGGATTTGTACAGCTGGTTGCCGTGGGAGAGCATGGCCCCCTTGGGCAGGCCGGTGGTGCCGCTGGTGAACTGCAACAGGCACACGTCGTCCAGGGTGATCTCCGGGGAGGCGTAGTCCGCCTGGCCCTCGGCCAGGGCGTCCAGGAGCTCCACCGCGCCGGCGCAGGCCAGCCGGGGCGCGGTCATGGACTCGTGCAGGGGATAGGCCGGCTCGGTGGGCAGGTAGTCCGCGAAGCCGGTGACGATGATCCGGTCAAAGGCGCACTTGGGATTGGCCTCGTCCACGTTGGGGAACAGCTCGTCCTGGCACACGATGATCTTGGTGCCGGTCTGGGTCAGCTCCTCTTCCAGTTCCCATGCCTTGAACATGGGGCCGCAGGGCACCACGATGAGCCCGGCCTTGTGGGCCCCGAGCTGGCAGATGACGTACTGGGGGCAGTTCTGCATGTACAGGGCGATGCGGTCGCCCTTTTTGGCGCCCTGCCCTTCCAGGTACGACGCGAAGCGGTTGGTGAGCTGGTCCAGCTCCGCGTAGCTGATCTCGCGGCCGTAGAAGTTGATGGCCACCCGCGAGGGGTTCTCGGCGGCGTGGATGCGCAGGTGTTCGCAGATGGGCTTGTTGCCTTGAGGATAGCTCAACTCAACCGGTATGCCCTCGGGCCAATTTTTCATCCAAATTTTGTCCAACTTCCCGTTCTCCCTATGCTGACTTAATCCGGTGCCTATCCTAGAGGTCGCCTCCCCGCAGGCCGTTGACCACGAAGTGAAAGAAGAACTCGCCCACCTGGTCGGGGTTCAAGCCGCCCCGGGGCGAATACCAAACGCGGCTACGGGCAACCATGGAGGCGATGCCGTAGGCGGCCAGCTTGGCGTTGGCCGTCTGGAAGATGCCCTTGTCCGCGCCCGCCTGGATTATGCGGACCAGGATGCGGTCGTATTGCCGGCGTTGGTCCACGATGATCTTGCGTTTGGCCGGGGACAAATGGCCCAGCTCGGTGTCGAAGAGCATCTTGGCGCTGCGGCGGTAGCCCAGGGTGACCCGGGCATGGTTCTGCATGAAGAAAAGGAGCTGCTCCAGGGGGTCGTCGATGGGTTCGAACTCCAGATGGGCCACCGGGTCGACGATCTGCTCCATCTCCTCGTGCAGCACCTCGAAGAGCAGGTCTTCCTTGCTGGCGAAATAATTGTAGATGTTGGCGGGCTTGCAGCCGAAGGCCTCGGCCAGGTTTTTCATGCTGGCCCCGGAATAGCCCAGGCGGGTGAAAAGCACCCGGGCCTTGTCCATCATTTGCTTCTTTTTGATCTTGCTGTCAGCCATGCAATCATCTGCCCCCAGAATCGAAATGCGCCGCCGCCCGCCCGCATACCGGCGCGCCCTCGGGCGGGCTGAGCCGGGCAGGTGGACTGTTTCTCATAGACCATCCCTTTGCGTGGGACTCGAGGCGGCGAGACAAGCGCGGCGGAAGCCGAATCCATACACCCCCAAGTAATCCGCCAATCGCTGTCGGTTAATGAACGTTCATTAATCTAGGAAATCGGGGGAAGCAAAGTCAAGCCCAAATTTGGCCGCCCCGGAGCGCCCCCCAAGAAAGCGGCCGCCCCGCCCTGGCGAATGGCCAGGGACCGGGCGGCCGGAAAAAAGCGGGAGCACGGACGGCTCTCGGCGCTTGGAGCTGCCGCTAGGCTTGCGGTTCTATCCAGGCTTGGATCTGCTCGCGCATGTACAGGGGCACGTAGTAGTAGCCGCCCGCGTTCTTACCCGAAGAGCCGGAGCCCTTCCAGCCGCCAAAGGGCTGGTAGCCGGGCCAGGCCCCGGTGGTGGCCCCGGTGGGCCGGTTGGCATAGGTCACGCCGCCGTTGATGTTCTGGAAGAACCAGGGCACCTCCTCGGGCGCGCCGTAGAAACCAGCGGTGAGGCCGTAGGCGGTGTCGTTGGCCAGGGCCATGCCCTCTTCCAGGTCGGCCACCGCGTGCACCATGGTGATGGGCACGAACATCTCGTGCTTCCACAGGCGGTGGTCCAGGGGCACCTTGGCCGCGATGGTGGGCGCGCAGAAATAGCCCTTGGCCAGATCGCCCTGGGTGAGCGCCTCTCCGCCGCAGAGCAGCTCGCCGGCTTGCTTGAGCTCATCGGCAAAGCCCTGGTAGCTCTCATAGGCCTTTTGGTTGATCACCGGGCCCAGGTACACATCGGCCCGGGAGGGGTCTCCCGCCACGATCTTCTGGGTCAGCGCCTGGAACTTGGCCATGAACTCGTCGTAGGCCCCGGCCTCGACGTAGACCCGAGAGCCGGCCGAGCACTTTTGTCCTTGCGCGCCGAAGGCCGAGCGCATCACCCCCAGGGCGGCCAGGTCCAGGTCGGCCTTGCTGGAGACGACGGTGGGGTTCTTGCCGCCCATCTCCAGAATCACCGGCCGCACGTAGTCGAAGTTCAGAGCGCGCTTTTTGATGCTCATGCCCACCCCGAAGGAGCCGGTGAAGGTGATACCGTCCACCAGGGGCGAGTCCACCAAATAGTCGCCGATGGCCCCGCCGGAGCCGGTGACGAAGTTGACCACCCCCTCGGGCAGCCCGGCGTCGCGGAAGCAG is a window from the Desulfarculaceae bacterium genome containing:
- a CDS encoding ABC transporter substrate-binding protein, with protein sequence MAKKDKNSSLMGGSIDRRGFFKKSGLITAGTVGATLFSPLGTPFIHAKTKEPIKVGFCEVLSGLFAGIGTAEQKGAMLAEKHINANGGIMGRPLKVIYEDTQCKAQDAARVAKRLILEEGIVALHGETCTSVTKVLSQVARKYGILHWDYEVDGTSAYKEMHELDFRLGDDGPTQMRGVVRLAERKYPNFKKWAVLVPDYAWGHDCLKDFQYALANSKLKGGEVKPFLHKFGEADFSGIIQQISDYQPDGLVTISWAGDMVTFLRQQKPYKLYEKTVGFHYGNSVGICKAMGDQMEPLWSGMDQGHPSLPPGKKFNELYVKAYGEWVSEDTAACYYDSLMILKKAIEKAKSTKPMDMAKAMEGLEYSGYAGWLKIREMSHLPIKKAYHMGYMGPVPKAPYWLATEIVTIPYGEVMVTDGEAKDLYGMPIPFKS
- a CDS encoding AMP-binding protein; translated protein: MDKIWMKNWPEGIPVELSYPQGNKPICEHLRIHAAENPSRVAINFYGREISYAELDQLTNRFASYLEGQGAKKGDRIALYMQNCPQYVICQLGAHKAGLIVVPCGPMFKAWELEEELTQTGTKIIVCQDELFPNVDEANPKCAFDRIIVTGFADYLPTEPAYPLHESMTAPRLACAGAVELLDALAEGQADYASPEITLDDVCLLQFTSGTTGLPKGAMLSHGNQLYKSAAQAQMYQYQADDVMLTAMPIYHIAGMLWGLTTPVLAGCTMVIMSRFDPAAMAAAINNLKVTKLYGTVSMNTEMMALPNIADYDLSSVRINPATSFGIFLTEEVARQWGEITKGGVIVEAAYGLSETHTGDTFSPLDKPRFGSVGIPHTGTDLKIMDFDDPERELGPGEVGEITVKSPAVFKGYWGREEATAEVLRDGRLYTGDMGRFDEDGYVYFQGRKKEMIKASGYAIAPEEVEGFMMRHPAVNQAACIPVPDPKRGESVKAFIVLASEYKGKISEQELIDWAKDKMAAYKYPRVIEFRDELPKGTTGKLLRRILREAEEAKA
- a CDS encoding TetR/AcrR family transcriptional regulator, with translation MADSKIKKKQMMDKARVLFTRLGYSGASMKNLAEAFGCKPANIYNYFASKEDLLFEVLHEEMEQIVDPVAHLEFEPIDDPLEQLLFFMQNHARVTLGYRRSAKMLFDTELGHLSPAKRKIIVDQRRQYDRILVRIIQAGADKGIFQTANAKLAAYGIASMVARSRVWYSPRGGLNPDQVGEFFFHFVVNGLRGGDL
- a CDS encoding aldehyde dehydrogenase family protein; translation: MTEKKFKLTYGTMFNPPQELHDGFDKSLEKVKAGLGQEYGLLIGGREVYCDKKITETSPSNTGLELAVFQSGGQAEAQAALEAAKKASGPWAAMPWQERVALVRKAADLIDQRTFEMSAAMTMSVGKNRMECLGEVTETADLVRYSCDQMEANGGYIKPLGSDPFPDLVAKNMSVLKPYGVWLVIVPFNFPQALSGGPAGAALVAGNTVVIKASSDTPWTVRLLVDCFRDAGLPEGVVNFVTGSGGAIGDYLVDSPLVDGITFTGSFGVGMSIKKRALNFDYVRPVILEMGGKNPTVVSSKADLDLAALGVMRSAFGAQGQKCSAGSRVYVEAGAYDEFMAKFQALTQKIVAGDPSRADVYLGPVINQKAYESYQGFADELKQAGELLCGGEALTQGDLAKGYFCAPTIAAKVPLDHRLWKHEMFVPITMVHAVADLEEGMALANDTAYGLTAGFYGAPEEVPWFFQNINGGVTYANRPTGATTGAWPGYQPFGGWKGSGSSGKNAGGYYYVPLYMREQIQAWIEPQA